One Vicugna pacos chromosome 12, VicPac4, whole genome shotgun sequence genomic window carries:
- the DNAL4 gene encoding dynein axonemal light chain 4 produces MGETEGKKDEADYKRLQTFPLVRHSDMPEEMRVETMELCVTACEKFSNNNESAAKMIKETMDKKFGSSWHVVIGEGFGFEITHEVKNLLYLYFGGTLAVCVWKCS; encoded by the exons ATGGGagaaacagaagggaagaaagatgagGCTGATTATAAACGGCTGCAGACCTTCCCTCTGGTCAGG cACTCGGACATGCCAGAGGAGATGCGAGTGGAGACCATGGAGCTGTGTGTCACGGCCTGTGAGAAATTCTCCAACAACAACGAG AGCGCCGCCAAGATGATCAAAGAGACCATGGACAAGAAGTTCGGCTCCTCCTGGCACGTGGTGATCGGTGAAGGCTTTGGTTTCGAGATCACACATGAGGTGAAGAACCTCCTCTACCTGTACTTCGGGGGGACCCTGGCTGTGTGTGTCTGGAAGTGCTCCTGA